From the genome of Impatiens glandulifera chromosome 9, dImpGla2.1, whole genome shotgun sequence, one region includes:
- the LOC124916084 gene encoding transcription factor HHO5-like, with translation MNPGQLVPTIISEFLESISTIRDLSLKSSKLNDFILKLEDEIEKIIPANQDLSIEKLKEQILVCEIPGLFLVEGNSGGVEGEDMEGRGNLEKESTKINENEVGDGGSIPIKKPRVTFREFPPFTGKAIMPRSGENGGASSSGGFVGEGSNKGKAVLDESLTKRPRKKQRRSWSKEMRMKFGKAVKDLGGAQYATPKNIIKEMKVDGLTGDEVKSHLQKYRTNVGNYSSKKKSGRKGCNYDFIFKVHRVLPSSRWYSTSSRRIQFQRVHIRVSGAIVTPFVHVATYATGNFAT, from the exons ATGAATCCAGGCCAACTTGTACCAACCATAATTTCTGAGTTCCTTGAAAGCATCTCAACGATTAGAGATCTGTCTTTGAAATCGTCAAAGCTTAATGATTTTATCCTCAAACTAGAGGATGAAATCGAAAAGATCATTCCTGCTAACCAAGATCTTTCTATCGAGAAATTGAAGGAGCAGATATTGGTGTGCGAAATTCCAGGTTTGTTCCTGGTAGAGGGTAATTCTGGGGGAGTAGAAGGGGAAGATATGGAAGGCCGCGGGAATCTGGAGAAGGAATCA ACAaagataaatgaaaatgaagttGGTGATGGTGGCAGCATTCCGATCAAAAAGCCTAGAGTAACTTTTAGGGAATTTCCGCCATTTACCGGAAAAGCTATTATGCCGAGGAGTGGAGAAAATGGAGGAGCTTCTTCAAGCGGTGGTTTCGTTGGGGAAGGTAGTAATAAAGGAAAAGCGGTACTTGATGAGAGCTTAACGAAGAGGCCGAGGAAGAAACAGAGGCGTAGTTGGTCAAAGGAAATGCGTATGAAGTTTGGGAAGGCAGTTAAGGATCTTGGAGGAGCACAAT ATGCCACTCCGAAGAATATTATAAAGGAAATGAAGGTGGATGGTCTAACTGGTGATGAAGTGAAAAGTCATTTGCAG AAGTACAGAACAAATGTTGGTAATTATTCAAGTAAGAAGAAGTCGGGTCGTAAAG GCTGTAACTATGACTTTATATTTAAGGTGCACAGGGTCTTACCGTCTAGCCGTTGGTACTCTACATCTTCACGGAGAATTCAATTTCAGCGGGTCCATATCAGAGTCAGCGGGGCAATCGTTACACCATTCGTGCATGTTGCTACTTATGCGACAGGAAATTTTGCTACCTAA